In a genomic window of Bacteroidetes bacterium SB0662_bin_6:
- a CDS encoding ParA family protein translates to MGKIISVANQKGGVGKTTTAINLAASLAAMEHSVLLVDIDPQSNTTSGTGIQDGTRGHSIYEVLIGNAEIRAVVQKTEIASLHVVPSHINLVGAEIEIADLPRREYRLKRAFDTIRTDYEFIVIDCPPSLGLLTVNALTASDSVVIPLQTEYFALEGLGQLLNTIRIVQQRLNPTLEIEGVLLTMFDTRLRLANQVVDEVRQYFGDKVFKTIIQRNVRLSEAPGFGKPVLLYDAVSTGARNYIALAREIVQSNPVTVPEENDENVADSDTPSVEYVQ, encoded by the coding sequence ATGGGAAAAATTATTTCGGTTGCGAACCAGAAAGGCGGCGTGGGCAAAACAACGACGGCGATCAATCTTGCCGCATCGCTGGCGGCAATGGAGCATTCTGTCCTCCTTGTAGACATTGATCCCCAGTCCAACACCACCTCCGGAACCGGCATACAGGACGGAACGCGCGGTCATTCCATCTACGAGGTGCTTATCGGCAACGCCGAAATCCGGGCTGTCGTACAAAAGACGGAGATTGCATCGCTCCATGTCGTGCCGAGCCACATCAATCTGGTCGGCGCCGAGATCGAAATCGCGGACCTGCCCAGGCGGGAGTACCGCCTCAAACGAGCCTTCGACACCATCCGGACGGACTACGAATTCATCGTGATCGACTGCCCGCCCTCTCTCGGGCTGCTCACGGTCAATGCGCTCACAGCGTCCGACTCGGTAGTAATCCCTCTGCAAACCGAATACTTTGCCCTCGAGGGGCTTGGGCAACTCCTGAATACCATCCGGATCGTCCAGCAGCGCCTCAATCCGACCCTCGAAATAGAAGGGGTACTGCTGACGATGTTCGATACCCGACTCCGTCTGGCAAACCAGGTAGTGGACGAGGTACGGCAATACTTCGGCGACAAGGTGTTCAAAACGATTATCCAGCGCAACGTGCGACTTTCGGAAGCGCCCGGCTTCGGAAAACCCGTGTTGCTCTACGACGCGGTGTCTACAGGTGCGCGCAACTATATCGCGCTGGCCCGCGAGATCGTACAAAGCAATCCTGTCACCGTACCGGAAGAAAACGACGAAAACGTTGCCGATTCGGATACGCCGTCGGTCGAATACGTACAATAA
- a CDS encoding ParB/RepB/Spo0J family partition protein: MAPRKEALGRGLSAILESNEEPLAPGRSTERIRQISEIDIALIRPNPFQPRRDFDEETLIALADSIEQLGLIQPVTVRTGGSGYELISGERRLRAARRAGLERIPAYVREVDADSMLQMAIVENIQREDLNPIEEALAYRRLMEECEMTHEDVARSVAKSRSAVTNMLRLLRLPPIIQASLRDGDVSVGHARVLINIKDEKTQIALFNAIKAEGLSVREIERRVRETRRTDGRKNKKADSPETDLPKRDALQLEQYTVQLRNHLGTRVGIRHQGDGGRIEIDYYSGDDLERLLELITGK; the protein is encoded by the coding sequence ATGGCACCACGAAAAGAAGCGCTGGGACGCGGGCTGAGCGCCATTCTGGAATCGAACGAGGAGCCGCTTGCGCCCGGTCGTTCGACCGAACGAATCCGTCAGATCAGTGAGATCGACATCGCGCTCATTCGGCCGAATCCCTTTCAGCCCCGCAGGGATTTTGATGAAGAGACACTCATCGCACTGGCGGATTCGATCGAGCAACTCGGGCTTATTCAGCCCGTCACGGTGCGAACGGGGGGGAGCGGTTACGAACTCATTTCCGGAGAACGACGCCTGCGGGCGGCGCGTCGGGCCGGCCTCGAACGCATACCCGCCTATGTTCGGGAGGTGGATGCGGATAGCATGTTGCAAATGGCTATCGTCGAGAACATCCAGCGAGAGGACCTCAATCCGATCGAGGAAGCGCTTGCCTACCGGCGCCTGATGGAAGAATGCGAAATGACCCACGAAGACGTTGCGCGCAGCGTCGCCAAAAGCCGGTCTGCCGTAACCAACATGCTGCGCCTGCTCCGGTTGCCGCCAATCATCCAGGCCAGCCTCCGCGACGGGGACGTGTCGGTCGGCCATGCCCGTGTCCTGATCAACATAAAGGACGAAAAAACGCAGATAGCGCTCTTCAACGCGATCAAGGCAGAGGGACTGTCCGTACGGGAAATCGAGCGAAGGGTACGGGAAACCCGCCGGACGGATGGCAGAAAAAACAAAAAGGCGGACAGCCCTGAAACAGACTTACCCAAAAGGGACGCCCTGCAACTCGAGCAATACACGGTGCAACTTCGCAATCACCTGGGCACCCGGGTAGGTATCCGGCATCAGGGCGACGGCGGCCGGATCGAAATCGATTATTATTCCGGCGACGATCTGGAGCGGCTTCTCGAATTGATCACAGGAAAATAA
- a CDS encoding aminotransferase class I/II-fold pyridoxal phosphate-dependent enzyme: protein MTTSLDSQSECHDGASVDTCAAKELTLFEKCHRFFDESTDYGRAKKAGLYPYFRMIERNEGTRAILNGREVIMAGSNNYLGLTSDPRVQEAASSAIRKYGTGCTGSRFLNGTLDLHIQLEERLATFMKAPGCVVFSTGYMANEGVIQALAGKGDFIFSDKDNHASITAGTRASMGETIRFRHNDMDHLRRLLAKACRTHPEAGKLIVTDGVFSMSGVIAKVPELVELAEEFGAALLLDDAHACGVIGPGGRGSAAHFGLSDRVPLTTGTFSKSFASIGGFCVAARDIVEFVRHRSSTHMFSASMPPPSVATVLKCLDIVETEPERLQRLWEISDYMRDGFRNFGFNIWTSQSPVIPVVIGDMLTCFKFWHDLLEEGVFANAVAPPAVPQGQSLMRTSFMATHSNDELDFILEKFTRVGIKHGIVNRNGTATFEEHEKYLAETVQADAQP, encoded by the coding sequence ATGACGACGTCCCTTGATTCCCAGTCAGAGTGCCATGACGGTGCGTCAGTGGATACCTGTGCGGCGAAAGAATTGACACTGTTCGAAAAATGCCACCGATTCTTTGACGAATCGACAGATTACGGACGGGCCAAAAAAGCCGGCCTGTATCCATATTTCCGTATGATCGAACGGAACGAGGGTACCCGCGCTATCCTGAACGGGCGCGAGGTCATTATGGCCGGCTCCAATAATTATCTGGGGCTCACGTCTGACCCCCGTGTACAGGAAGCCGCCTCCAGCGCCATCAGGAAGTACGGCACCGGTTGCACCGGGAGCCGGTTCCTCAATGGTACGCTCGATCTGCATATCCAACTGGAAGAGCGGCTCGCCACCTTCATGAAAGCACCGGGCTGTGTGGTGTTTTCGACAGGGTATATGGCGAACGAGGGGGTGATTCAGGCTCTTGCGGGCAAGGGGGATTTCATCTTCTCCGACAAGGATAACCATGCCTCCATCACCGCGGGTACGCGCGCGAGCATGGGGGAGACGATCCGTTTTCGGCACAACGACATGGATCACTTGCGGAGATTGCTTGCCAAGGCCTGCAGGACCCATCCGGAAGCAGGCAAGTTGATCGTTACGGACGGGGTGTTCTCCATGAGCGGCGTCATTGCGAAGGTGCCGGAACTGGTGGAACTCGCCGAAGAATTCGGGGCGGCGCTATTGCTTGACGACGCGCATGCCTGCGGCGTCATTGGACCGGGCGGGCGCGGATCGGCGGCGCATTTCGGTCTCAGCGACCGGGTGCCCCTGACCACGGGAACGTTCTCGAAGAGTTTCGCCTCGATTGGAGGATTCTGTGTGGCGGCGAGGGATATCGTCGAGTTTGTTCGCCATCGCAGTTCCACGCACATGTTCAGCGCCTCCATGCCGCCGCCCAGTGTGGCTACGGTCCTTAAATGCCTGGACATCGTGGAAACCGAACCCGAGCGCCTCCAGCGCCTCTGGGAAATTTCGGACTATATGCGTGACGGCTTCCGGAATTTCGGATTCAATATCTGGACCAGTCAGTCCCCGGTCATTCCGGTCGTTATCGGCGACATGCTGACCTGTTTCAAGTTCTGGCATGACCTGCTCGAAGAAGGCGTCTTCGCCAATGCAGTCGCCCCTCCTGCCGTACCGCAGGGCCAATCCCTCATGCGTACCTCCTTCATGGCGACGCACTCAAACGACGAATTGGATTTTATCCTTGAAAAATTCACCCGGGTGGGCATAAAACACGGTATCGTCAACAGAAACGGTACGGCAACGTTCGAAGAGCACGAGAAATACCTGGCGGAGACGGTACAGGCTGATGCCCAGCCATAA
- a CDS encoding DUF1801 domain-containing protein — MSKARIGTFDDLLRITEEPLRPIAQALRELVFEIDPGACEVVRLGYRSATYGVGSRQMIDGYVYILPYKRWVNLGFYQGVALADPEALLEGTGARLRHVKMHSLEDVSHPAVRGLIESALAERRTTLGR; from the coding sequence ATGTCCAAAGCCAGAATCGGAACGTTCGACGACTTGCTCCGGATCACGGAAGAACCCCTCCGTCCCATCGCGCAAGCGCTGCGGGAGCTGGTTTTCGAGATCGATCCCGGCGCCTGCGAGGTGGTCCGCCTCGGTTACCGCTCTGCAACCTACGGCGTGGGATCAAGGCAAATGATTGACGGCTATGTCTATATTCTGCCTTACAAGCGATGGGTTAACCTCGGCTTCTATCAGGGCGTGGCTCTGGCGGACCCGGAGGCCCTGCTTGAGGGAACGGGCGCACGCCTGCGCCATGTGAAGATGCACTCTCTGGAAGATGTGAGCCATCCGGCGGTTCGAGGGCTTATCGAAAGCGCTCTGGCCGAGCGCAGGACAACGCTTGGTCGCTGA
- a CDS encoding rhomboid family intramembrane serine protease gives MSALFDSPVTLFLLVAILLTSGYTLFFDRSLMDRLAFRPYLVLRHRQYARLITAGFVHVNGTHLLFNMITLYFFGPQMEYVLGPGSFLVLYFGSELAAHGLSLAMHRHSVTYAAVGASGAISGVLFGYCLFAPLQPIYIFFVPIGIPAALFAVGYVVVSMYAMRRSHGGAGGGIAHEAHLGGALGGLMLTILLEPRAVEVFLRQLGIIGV, from the coding sequence ATGTCCGCTCTTTTCGATTCGCCGGTTACGCTGTTTCTGCTTGTCGCCATCCTGCTGACGAGCGGTTATACGCTATTTTTTGATCGCTCCCTCATGGATCGCCTGGCGTTCAGACCGTACCTGGTGCTGCGCCATCGACAATACGCCCGGCTTATCACGGCAGGGTTCGTGCATGTGAACGGGACGCATCTGCTGTTCAATATGATCACGCTGTACTTCTTCGGTCCCCAGATGGAGTATGTGTTGGGTCCGGGTTCTTTTCTGGTGCTGTACTTCGGCTCCGAACTGGCGGCGCACGGACTTTCGCTGGCGATGCACAGGCATTCCGTCACATACGCGGCGGTAGGGGCTTCCGGGGCGATCAGCGGCGTGCTGTTCGGCTACTGTCTGTTTGCGCCGCTCCAGCCCATCTACATTTTCTTTGTGCCGATAGGCATTCCCGCAGCGCTCTTTGCCGTAGGGTATGTCGTCGTCTCGATGTATGCGATGCGGCGTTCGCATGGCGGTGCAGGGGGCGGCATTGCGCACGAGGCCCATCTCGGCGGCGCGTTGGGCGGGCTGATGCTGACGATCCTGCTGGAGCCACGGGCCGTGGAAGTATTTCTGCGACAGTTGGGAATCATCGGGGTATAG
- the purQ gene encoding phosphoribosylformylglycinamidine synthase subunit PurQ, with amino-acid sequence MAVRFGVIVFPGSNCDHDAYHAAKHVFGQEVRFIWHKESSVGDVDVVILPGGFSYGDYLRSGAIARFSPVMQDVARFAANGGLVFGICNGFQMLCEMGLLPGVLMRNASLRFVCKQVHLLVENARTPYTIRLKEGQVVRIPISHGEGNYFASDEVLDRLESEGRIVFRYCDEAGQLAPEANPNGSARHIAGIVNEGRNVLGMMPHPDRCAEGMLGSDDGKYLFESIMDHITAVPA; translated from the coding sequence ATGGCTGTTCGATTCGGCGTGATCGTTTTTCCAGGGTCCAATTGCGATCATGATGCTTATCATGCCGCGAAGCATGTGTTCGGCCAGGAGGTTCGCTTCATCTGGCACAAGGAAAGCAGCGTCGGCGATGTGGATGTGGTCATTCTGCCCGGCGGTTTTTCGTACGGGGATTACCTGCGCTCCGGAGCCATTGCCCGATTTTCTCCGGTCATGCAGGATGTGGCGCGGTTCGCCGCGAACGGAGGACTGGTGTTCGGTATATGCAACGGATTCCAGATGCTCTGCGAGATGGGTCTGCTGCCGGGTGTTCTTATGCGAAACGCTTCGCTTCGCTTCGTATGCAAGCAGGTGCACTTGCTGGTCGAAAATGCCCGTACGCCGTATACCATCCGCCTGAAGGAGGGGCAGGTCGTCCGTATCCCGATTTCGCATGGCGAGGGAAATTATTTCGCCTCGGACGAGGTGCTGGACCGGCTTGAGAGCGAGGGGCGGATCGTGTTCCGGTATTGCGACGAAGCAGGGCAACTTGCGCCGGAGGCGAATCCGAACGGGTCGGCCCGGCACATTGCGGGTATCGTGAACGAGGGGCGTAACGTGTTGGGCATGATGCCGCATCCCGATCGCTGTGCGGAAGGGATGCTTGGAAGCGACGACGGGAAGTATCTTTTCGAATCCATCATGGATCACATCACGGCGGTGCCGGCGTAG
- a CDS encoding aldo/keto reductase — MNYRRFGRLGWEVSDIGYGMWGMGEWPDSDDAESMNSMHRAIALGCTFFDTALAYGEGHSEQLLARLVAAHPDKTLYTASKVPPKNNQWPSRRGFTLDEVFPPDYVKASVEQSLENTGLAHIDLMQLHVWEDDWLDDDRWIATLEDFRRQGLIRGIGISLNRWEPWNGVKAVRSGLVDAVQVIYNIFDQAPEDELFAACTEMDVAVIARVPFDEGGLTGNLTKDTSWPEGDWRNLYFVPENLVPTVERAEALKTILPEGMSLPEMALRFILSHDAVSTIIPGMRKLRHVEANIAASDKGALDADLLDALRAHRWDREPTEWSH, encoded by the coding sequence ATGAATTATCGTCGTTTTGGACGCCTCGGCTGGGAAGTCAGTGACATCGGATACGGGATGTGGGGCATGGGAGAATGGCCGGATTCCGATGACGCTGAATCCATGAACTCCATGCACCGGGCCATTGCGTTGGGATGCACCTTCTTTGACACGGCGCTGGCCTACGGAGAAGGGCACAGTGAGCAGTTGCTGGCCAGACTGGTAGCAGCACACCCGGATAAAACCCTGTACACGGCTTCCAAAGTGCCGCCAAAAAATAACCAGTGGCCCAGCCGGCGGGGATTCACGCTGGACGAGGTGTTTCCGCCCGACTATGTGAAGGCGTCTGTCGAGCAAAGCCTCGAAAATACAGGGCTTGCCCATATTGACCTGATGCAACTGCACGTATGGGAAGACGACTGGCTCGACGACGACAGGTGGATCGCCACGCTGGAGGATTTTCGGCGACAGGGACTTATCCGGGGAATAGGTATCAGCCTGAACCGGTGGGAACCCTGGAACGGGGTGAAAGCCGTACGGAGCGGTCTGGTGGACGCCGTACAGGTCATTTATAACATCTTCGATCAGGCGCCCGAAGACGAATTGTTCGCGGCCTGTACGGAAATGGATGTTGCCGTCATTGCCCGGGTCCCCTTCGACGAGGGCGGATTGACGGGAAACCTTACCAAAGACACTTCCTGGCCGGAAGGCGACTGGCGCAACCTCTACTTCGTACCGGAGAATCTTGTCCCGACCGTCGAGCGCGCCGAAGCGCTTAAAACGATACTGCCGGAAGGTATGAGCCTGCCGGAAATGGCGTTGCGGTTCATTCTTTCGCACGACGCCGTATCGACCATTATCCCCGGCATGAGAAAGCTCCGCCACGTCGAGGCCAATATCGCCGCGAGCGACAAGGGGGCGCTGGATGCCGATCTCCTGGACGCACTCCGGGCGCACCGCTGGGATCGGGAACCCACAGAATGGTCACATTAA
- a CDS encoding DUF58 domain-containing protein, translated as MIPRELFRKIRRIEIRTKGLVNNFFGGEYHSAFKGLGIEFSEVRPYQVGDDIRSIDWNVSARTGETYVKVFEEEREQTLMLVVDVSGSEDFGSQAQFKREGAAEICAIIGFSAISNNDKVGLLLTSDRVELFVPPKKGRRHVLRLLRDLFAHEPESRKTDLATALDYLPRMLNRRSIVLVISDFMDEGFEKALRVVARRHDTIGVRLEDPREQTLPRMGLIELTDAETGETVVVDTNDRRVRETFAASAEARRAQLDDLFRRIGMDHVTIRMDEGYVEPLIRFFRHRNRARA; from the coding sequence ATGATTCCGCGGGAACTGTTCAGGAAAATTCGGCGGATCGAAATCCGTACGAAAGGGCTTGTCAATAATTTCTTCGGAGGCGAATACCATTCGGCTTTCAAGGGGCTGGGTATCGAGTTTTCGGAAGTGCGCCCGTACCAGGTGGGTGACGACATCCGTTCGATCGACTGGAACGTTTCTGCGCGTACCGGAGAGACCTATGTGAAGGTGTTCGAGGAGGAACGCGAGCAAACGCTCATGCTGGTAGTGGACGTATCCGGGTCGGAGGATTTTGGATCGCAAGCGCAGTTTAAACGAGAAGGAGCGGCAGAGATCTGCGCGATCATCGGGTTCAGCGCCATTTCCAACAACGACAAGGTAGGGCTCCTGCTAACCTCGGATCGGGTCGAACTCTTCGTGCCCCCGAAGAAGGGGCGCCGGCATGTATTGCGCTTGCTCAGGGATCTGTTTGCTCACGAACCGGAATCCCGGAAAACCGATCTTGCAACCGCTCTGGATTATCTGCCCCGCATGCTTAATCGCCGCTCCATCGTGCTCGTCATCAGCGATTTTATGGACGAGGGTTTCGAGAAAGCGTTGCGGGTGGTGGCCCGGCGTCACGATACCATCGGCGTGCGGCTCGAGGATCCCCGCGAACAGACCTTGCCGCGCATGGGACTGATCGAGCTGACCGACGCGGAAACCGGCGAAACGGTTGTCGTGGACACGAATGACCGGCGGGTGCGCGAAACATTCGCCGCCTCCGCCGAGGCGCGCCGGGCACAACTCGACGATCTGTTCCGGCGCATCGGTATGGATCATGTGACCATCCGCATGGACGAAGGGTATGTGGAACCCCTGATCCGATTCTTCCGCCACCGAAACAGAGCGAGGGCATGA
- a CDS encoding DUF4381 family protein, which produces MMRRISGAASPARRAFFFVRTGTVRGRGIGMCLLWLAFAWIPWPAAGQDASPGHTTREVRLYVLADSVAIGEQFFLAVTARHDTTETISFPLPNDGEALAFGDVEVLEAAIHERLLPDGMQVDSSVYLATSFALDTAHVAPIPVGFTAGDDVLIVQTDSIWIPVRSFVPEDAEDIRDLAPLVAFPRSIWWIVAGITLLLLLAAGIAWWIRRRRNRDDEHETEYIPPIPPDQEAYDRLDALEKTDLSDQRNMPFFYDELSGLLRTYVARRLHVQALEMTTGETVARLREQDMPDSQTISRFRNVLIACDYVKFADGRPPAKQGKELIGTSRSIIETMEMQARAAEEAAAEETARNSDPRFTVSPE; this is translated from the coding sequence ATGATGCGGCGTATATCGGGAGCAGCTTCCCCGGCGCGGAGGGCCTTTTTTTTCGTTCGAACGGGCACAGTCCGGGGGCGAGGGATCGGGATGTGCTTGCTCTGGCTGGCTTTCGCCTGGATACCCTGGCCGGCCGCCGGACAGGATGCTTCGCCCGGGCACACAACACGGGAAGTACGACTGTATGTCCTGGCGGACAGCGTAGCGATCGGCGAGCAATTCTTCCTTGCGGTGACCGCTCGGCACGACACGACCGAGACCATCTCTTTTCCGCTCCCGAACGATGGAGAAGCGCTTGCTTTCGGAGATGTGGAGGTGCTGGAAGCAGCTATACATGAACGCCTGCTCCCGGATGGCATGCAGGTAGACAGCTCGGTCTACCTGGCAACCTCGTTTGCGCTCGACACCGCCCATGTCGCCCCGATCCCGGTCGGGTTTACGGCAGGCGACGATGTGCTGATCGTTCAGACCGATTCGATATGGATTCCCGTCCGCTCCTTCGTACCGGAAGACGCGGAAGACATCCGGGACCTTGCGCCGCTCGTAGCGTTTCCACGATCCATATGGTGGATTGTGGCGGGCATCACCCTGTTATTGCTGCTGGCGGCGGGCATCGCCTGGTGGATCCGCCGGCGCCGAAACCGGGATGACGAGCACGAAACGGAGTACATCCCCCCGATCCCTCCCGACCAGGAAGCCTATGACAGGCTGGACGCCCTTGAAAAAACGGACCTGTCGGATCAACGGAACATGCCGTTTTTCTATGACGAATTATCAGGACTCCTCAGAACGTACGTCGCCCGGCGCCTGCATGTGCAGGCGCTGGAAATGACAACCGGTGAAACGGTCGCGCGGCTCCGGGAACAGGATATGCCCGACAGCCAGACGATCAGTCGGTTCCGGAACGTCCTCATAGCCTGCGATTACGTGAAATTCGCCGATGGCCGGCCTCCTGCGAAACAGGGTAAAGAGCTGATCGGTACGTCTCGTAGTATCATTGAAACGATGGAAATGCAGGCGCGCGCAGCGGAGGAAGCAGCGGCAGAAGAAACAGCCCGCAACAGCGATCCGCGTTTCACGGTTTCCCCGGAATGA
- a CDS encoding VWA domain-containing protein, producing MQFAQPEWFWLLALVPLVAGWAWWYEFRTRKGMRFSGIDPVRSMPKSLWVRLRELPAVLRIGAVALGILALARPQERDTILERYAEGVDIVLVLDTSTSMRAEDFSPNRFEAARDVAAEFIESRTSDRVGLVVFAAKAYTQTPLSLDYNFLLRMLDEVEVGVIEDGTAIGTAIAMGVNRLKDSAAESKVLILLTDGQNNRGEIDPVTASEVAQAMDVRIYSIGVGTHGEAPFPFDDPFGGQRRQMIPVEIDEDMLSSVAEKTGGRYFRATNKQALQNIYAEISELEKTEIEERFYTDYTERYALFLWPALGLLLLELLLSGTRLRRAP from the coding sequence ATGCAGTTCGCACAACCTGAGTGGTTCTGGCTCCTTGCACTCGTTCCGCTTGTAGCGGGATGGGCGTGGTGGTACGAATTCCGTACGCGCAAAGGCATGCGTTTCAGCGGCATCGACCCGGTGCGCAGCATGCCCAAATCATTGTGGGTACGTCTGCGCGAACTGCCCGCCGTACTCAGGATCGGTGCGGTAGCGCTCGGTATACTTGCCCTTGCCCGTCCGCAGGAACGGGACACAATCCTCGAGCGCTATGCGGAAGGCGTGGATATTGTCCTTGTGCTCGACACCTCCACGTCCATGCGGGCCGAGGATTTTTCCCCGAACCGTTTCGAGGCAGCCCGCGATGTAGCAGCGGAGTTCATCGAGTCACGCACATCGGATCGTGTGGGCCTGGTTGTGTTCGCAGCGAAAGCCTACACGCAAACGCCGCTGTCGCTCGATTACAACTTCCTGCTGCGCATGCTCGACGAAGTGGAGGTCGGCGTGATTGAAGACGGCACCGCTATCGGTACCGCCATCGCCATGGGCGTGAACCGCCTCAAGGACAGCGCCGCCGAAAGTAAGGTCCTGATCCTGCTCACGGACGGGCAAAACAACCGGGGCGAGATCGATCCCGTAACTGCTTCGGAGGTCGCACAAGCGATGGACGTACGCATTTATTCGATCGGCGTGGGCACACACGGGGAAGCTCCGTTTCCCTTCGACGACCCCTTTGGAGGCCAACGGCGTCAGATGATCCCTGTCGAAATCGACGAGGACATGCTCTCGTCCGTGGCGGAAAAAACGGGCGGGCGCTATTTCCGCGCCACAAACAAGCAAGCGCTCCAAAACATCTACGCAGAAATCAGCGAACTCGAAAAAACGGAAATAGAGGAGCGCTTCTACACAGACTATACGGAACGTTATGCTCTATTTCTGTGGCCCGCCCTTGGCCTGCTTCTCCTCGAACTCTTGCTCTCCGGCACGCGTCTGCGGCGCGCCCCCTGA
- a CDS encoding VWA domain-containing protein: protein MDWLHPAYLWTVAAGPALAAVLFLWAAQKRREAIRRFGLRDTVARLTPETSSRRRRWKAAIVTSAIALVALALAGPRFGTQLRDVKREGVDLVIALDVSASMLAEDVAPNRLDRAKNEIRKLLDELRGDRIGLVIFAGDAFLQCPLTTDYSAVRLFLDVAGPEAIAVPGTDFGAALNMAVQAFDIPAESPDDGRSRALLFVSDGENHVADMEELADLARDENIVMYAAGVGETGGSPIPIYQNGRRTGFRENADGDIVSTRLEENGLRQLSEGGAYFRIARTSSSLSKITEALERLEKSEFAQEEFEEYEEKFQWPLALALLLLLIERSIPDRRKNRNKDRLGSA, encoded by the coding sequence ATGGACTGGCTGCATCCTGCATATCTCTGGACCGTGGCGGCAGGCCCTGCGCTGGCCGCAGTCCTCTTTCTGTGGGCGGCGCAGAAACGCCGCGAGGCAATTCGGCGGTTTGGTCTCCGGGATACCGTGGCCCGCCTCACGCCGGAAACCAGCTCACGGCGCCGGCGATGGAAAGCAGCCATCGTGACATCCGCTATCGCCCTTGTTGCGCTTGCGCTGGCCGGGCCGCGTTTCGGCACGCAACTCCGCGATGTGAAGCGTGAAGGGGTTGATCTTGTCATCGCCCTCGATGTGTCCGCGTCCATGCTGGCTGAAGACGTTGCCCCGAATCGCCTTGATCGCGCCAAAAACGAAATCCGAAAATTGCTGGACGAGCTGCGCGGCGACCGGATAGGGCTGGTTATTTTCGCCGGGGACGCCTTCCTGCAATGCCCGCTCACGACAGACTACTCCGCAGTGCGTCTCTTCCTCGATGTAGCCGGTCCGGAAGCCATCGCGGTGCCGGGTACCGATTTCGGAGCCGCCCTGAACATGGCCGTACAGGCCTTCGATATTCCGGCTGAATCTCCGGATGACGGGCGCAGCCGTGCGCTGCTCTTCGTGTCGGATGGAGAAAACCACGTAGCGGACATGGAAGAACTGGCCGACCTGGCTCGCGACGAAAACATCGTCATGTATGCGGCAGGCGTGGGCGAAACGGGTGGGAGCCCGATCCCCATCTACCAGAACGGTCGGCGAACCGGGTTCAGGGAAAATGCGGACGGGGATATCGTAAGCACCCGCCTTGAAGAAAACGGCCTGCGCCAACTGTCTGAGGGAGGCGCATATTTCCGCATTGCCCGCACCTCCAGTTCCCTATCCAAAATAACGGAGGCGTTGGAACGTTTGGAAAAAAGTGAGTTTGCCCAGGAAGAATTCGAGGAATACGAAGAAAAATTTCAATGGCCGCTGGCGCTTGCCCTTTTGCTGTTGCTGATCGAACGATCCATTCCCGACCGGCGTAAAAACCGCAACAAGGATCGGCTCGGGTCCGCTTGA